The following coding sequences lie in one Vibrio aerogenes genomic window:
- the tssH gene encoding type VI secretion system ATPase TssH, translating to MIRIELPTLISKLNQQSKLALEQAASLCIERQHPEVTLEHYLDVLLDNPLSDLRVILKQANIDFERVKQAIASTYSREHVLDTYPAFSPLLVELLQEAWLLSTTELDQQELRSGAIFLAALTRVDRYLSTPLISLFDSINRENLKKNFAAVVTDSSETEVETPSASGKAAGNMLQQEANSPLQKYCTNVTEQARQGELDPVLCREDELNLMVDILCRRRKNNPIVVGDAGVGKSAMIEGLALRVFAGKVPDQLKNVEVMALDLGLLQAGASVKGEFEKRLKGVIDAIKAAPTPIILFIDEAHTLIGAGNQEGGADAANLLKPALARGELSTVAATTWKEYKKYFEKDPALTRRFQLVKLDEPSVDQAVDILRGLNSVYEKSHGVLITDEALKCAAELSARYISGRQLPDKAIDVLDTACARIAIHLTTPPKRLALLENNCHQRQLEIDMLERAQFLGQDYEEKRLEELRLQEADDEAEKEILLASWESQKSLVENIIELRGQLMAFSEQDEISEEEMDAVETLKVELKEKYDELENIPHDQRLIHPQVDVNQIAEVIADWTGVPVDQMNTDELHKITNLTSILGETIKGQDMAIERVHRHLLTARADLRRPGRPKGAFLLVGPSGVGKTETVIQLAEQLYGGQQFLTTINMSEYQEKHTVSRLIGSPPGYVGYGEGGVLTEAIRKMPYSVVLLDEVEKAHPEVLNIFYQGFDKGEIADGEGRVIDCKNVVFFLTSNLGYQTIVDYADEPKLISERLYPELADFFKPALLARMEVIPYLPLKKEVLAEIVQAKLKRLENLFKERYSAEVEIDDSLIEEILNRATRSENGARMLEAIIEGQLLPPVSLALLNKLAERADVNRVYLGAEDGEFIGEVE from the coding sequence GTGATTCGAATTGAATTACCCACTCTTATCTCAAAACTAAACCAACAAAGTAAGCTGGCACTTGAACAGGCAGCTTCACTTTGTATTGAACGTCAGCATCCTGAAGTCACTCTGGAACATTATCTTGATGTGTTACTCGATAATCCCCTGTCTGATCTCCGCGTGATCCTGAAGCAGGCTAATATTGATTTTGAACGTGTGAAACAAGCTATTGCAAGTACTTACTCACGTGAGCATGTTTTGGATACTTATCCTGCGTTTTCTCCATTACTTGTTGAATTGCTGCAGGAAGCATGGTTGCTTTCTACAACTGAACTGGATCAGCAAGAGTTGCGCTCTGGTGCAATTTTCCTGGCCGCTTTGACCCGGGTTGATCGCTACTTATCGACACCGTTAATTTCTCTGTTTGATTCAATTAATCGTGAGAACCTTAAGAAGAATTTTGCAGCGGTTGTGACTGATTCTTCTGAGACAGAAGTTGAAACTCCATCTGCATCAGGCAAGGCTGCGGGTAATATGTTGCAACAGGAAGCGAATTCTCCGCTGCAAAAATACTGTACAAATGTAACGGAGCAAGCGCGTCAGGGTGAATTAGATCCTGTTCTTTGTCGGGAAGACGAACTGAACCTGATGGTTGATATTCTTTGCCGTCGCCGTAAAAACAACCCGATTGTGGTTGGTGATGCCGGTGTGGGTAAAAGTGCCATGATTGAAGGTTTGGCTTTGCGGGTGTTTGCCGGAAAAGTACCGGATCAGCTGAAAAATGTTGAAGTGATGGCTTTAGATTTAGGCTTATTACAGGCGGGTGCATCGGTTAAAGGTGAATTTGAAAAGCGTCTGAAAGGCGTGATTGATGCGATTAAAGCAGCGCCTACCCCAATTATCCTGTTTATTGATGAAGCACATACACTGATTGGTGCCGGTAATCAGGAAGGTGGTGCGGATGCCGCGAACCTGCTTAAACCTGCACTGGCCCGTGGTGAGTTGAGTACGGTAGCTGCGACAACCTGGAAAGAATACAAAAAGTATTTTGAAAAAGATCCAGCACTGACCCGTCGCTTCCAGCTGGTTAAACTGGATGAACCTTCTGTTGATCAAGCGGTAGACATTTTGCGTGGTCTGAATAGTGTGTATGAAAAATCACATGGTGTATTGATTACTGATGAAGCACTCAAATGCGCCGCTGAACTTTCTGCAAGGTATATTTCAGGCCGTCAGTTGCCGGATAAAGCGATTGATGTGCTGGACACTGCGTGTGCACGGATTGCGATTCACTTAACGACACCGCCGAAGCGCCTGGCATTGCTCGAAAATAACTGTCATCAGCGTCAACTTGAGATTGATATGCTTGAACGGGCTCAGTTCCTTGGACAAGACTATGAAGAAAAACGTCTTGAAGAGTTGAGATTGCAGGAAGCAGATGATGAAGCAGAGAAAGAGATCCTGCTGGCCAGCTGGGAATCTCAGAAATCTCTGGTAGAAAATATTATTGAGTTGCGTGGGCAGCTGATGGCGTTTTCTGAGCAGGATGAAATTTCTGAAGAAGAGATGGATGCTGTGGAAACGCTCAAAGTGGAATTGAAAGAGAAATATGATGAGCTCGAAAATATTCCGCATGATCAACGTTTGATTCACCCTCAGGTTGACGTCAATCAGATTGCTGAGGTGATTGCCGACTGGACAGGTGTTCCGGTTGATCAGATGAATACAGATGAACTGCATAAAATCACCAACCTGACTTCCATCTTAGGCGAAACGATCAAAGGTCAGGACATGGCGATTGAGCGGGTGCACCGCCACCTGCTGACTGCCAGAGCTGATCTGCGCCGCCCTGGTCGTCCAAAAGGGGCTTTCCTGCTTGTTGGTCCAAGTGGTGTTGGTAAAACCGAAACGGTTATTCAGTTGGCTGAGCAACTTTATGGTGGACAACAATTCCTGACGACGATCAACATGTCTGAATATCAGGAAAAACATACGGTTTCCCGCTTAATCGGTTCTCCGCCAGGATATGTTGGTTATGGTGAAGGCGGTGTGCTGACAGAAGCAATCCGTAAAATGCCTTACTCAGTTGTATTGCTCGATGAAGTCGAAAAAGCACACCCTGAAGTATTAAACATTTTCTATCAGGGCTTCGATAAAGGTGAAATTGCCGATGGTGAAGGCCGGGTGATTGACTGTAAAAATGTCGTCTTCTTCCTGACATCCAATCTGGGTTATCAAACGATTGTTGACTATGCAGATGAACCAAAGCTAATCAGTGAAAGGCTATACCCTGAACTGGCGGATTTCTTTAAACCAGCACTGTTGGCCCGTATGGAAGTGATTCCTTATTTGCCGTTGAAGAAAGAAGTACTTGCTGAAATTGTTCAGGCGAAACTCAAACGTCTTGAGAATCTGTTTAAAGAGCGTTATTCCGCTGAAGTTGAGATTGATGATTCTTTGATTGAAGAGATTCTTAACCGGGCGACGCGCTCCGAAAATGGTGCGAGGATGCTTGAAGCGATAATCGAAGGGCAACTATTGCCACCTGTTTCTCTGGCTTTACTGAATAAGCTGGCAGAAAGAGCGGATGTGAACCGCGTATATCTTGGTGCAGAAGACGGTGAGTTTATCGGAGAGGTTGAATAA
- the icmH gene encoding type IVB secretion system protein IcmH/DotU: MEQENNSKPLNNLLFDNVENIDRDQDYWFKLRGDNPNVLIDAATPLFGLSLRVRGLTACPNIEQIYNQTIEEIKAIEIELSEKGFENAVVMAYRYILCTFLDEAVMGTEWGASSIWASHSMLSRFHNETWGGEKVYTILARLEGEPKRYQPLLEFIYYCLILGFEGKYRVMVNGHNERERVINHLHDLLTTLEEPQIKPLSQANQHVVDAKYRLNHQLPVWSVFVGFAVLWAGVFLGYTWLLHEKSSDVINQLTQLL; this comes from the coding sequence GTGGAGCAGGAAAATAATTCTAAGCCGCTTAACAACTTACTGTTTGATAATGTTGAAAATATCGATCGCGACCAGGACTATTGGTTCAAATTACGTGGTGATAATCCTAATGTCTTGATCGATGCTGCGACGCCTTTATTTGGATTGTCGTTGCGGGTTCGCGGGTTAACGGCTTGTCCGAATATTGAACAAATTTACAATCAGACGATAGAAGAAATTAAAGCCATCGAAATCGAATTGAGTGAGAAGGGTTTTGAGAATGCTGTCGTCATGGCATACCGGTATATCTTATGTACGTTTCTTGATGAAGCGGTCATGGGAACGGAATGGGGAGCGTCCAGTATCTGGGCATCTCACTCAATGTTGTCCCGTTTTCATAATGAGACCTGGGGTGGGGAGAAAGTGTATACCATTCTTGCCCGTCTGGAAGGTGAGCCCAAACGCTATCAACCCTTATTAGAATTCATTTATTACTGTCTGATTCTGGGGTTTGAAGGTAAGTATCGTGTCATGGTGAATGGTCATAATGAACGTGAACGGGTGATCAATCACCTGCATGACCTGTTAACCACTTTGGAAGAACCCCAGATAAAACCATTATCTCAGGCTAATCAGCATGTTGTTGATGCGAAGTATCGTTTGAATCACCAACTGCCGGTCTGGTCGGTTTTTGTCGGATTTGCTGTGTTGTGGGCTGGTGTCTTTTTAGGATACACCTGGTTACTACATGAAAAATCGTCGGACGTTATTAATCAGTTAACGCAACTTCTTTAA
- the tssK gene encoding type VI secretion system baseplate subunit TssK — MFARNRVIWNEGLFIKPQHFQQQQRHTEYYIDERMNTVSRYLYGVADLTLNPEYLAFGRIAIERATGVMPDGTVFNIPQEDAMPEPLEIHGESVANQLVYLALPLRTEALMEVTWPEERGSGRYVSRRMDIRDVQSMQGDTTTINVAPVCMQLMLESEDRSSYASFAIARIQEKRPDGSVVLDPEFIPCHINSSVNVTLHRVVTEMAGLMTERARNIAQRISSPSQGAVADVSDFMLLQTLNRMQPQMEHLAKLRSLHPERLFECFACVCGELSTFTDESRLPPSIPVYNHDMPSDSFMALIRYLRQSLSVVLEPRAVSIQLDKRKYGLMVAPIHDKMLMEDADFIIAVKAKMPLDELRRVFVQQTKVASVEKIRELISLQLPGIPLVALPVAPRQLPYHAGYTYYQLDKSSSAWSMLHQASGFAFHVAAAFEDLDLQFWAIRS; from the coding sequence ATGTTTGCCCGTAACCGTGTCATCTGGAATGAAGGTCTTTTTATAAAACCTCAGCATTTCCAACAGCAGCAACGACACACTGAATACTATATTGACGAACGCATGAATACTGTGAGTCGTTATTTGTATGGTGTGGCTGATCTGACTTTAAACCCTGAATATCTGGCGTTCGGACGTATTGCGATTGAACGTGCCACTGGTGTAATGCCTGATGGCACTGTATTCAATATCCCTCAGGAAGATGCAATGCCTGAACCACTGGAAATTCACGGTGAGTCTGTTGCAAATCAACTTGTCTATCTGGCGCTGCCATTGCGAACTGAAGCATTGATGGAAGTGACCTGGCCCGAAGAGCGTGGCTCAGGCCGGTATGTTAGCCGCCGGATGGATATTCGCGACGTACAGAGTATGCAGGGTGATACAACGACGATTAATGTTGCCCCCGTTTGCATGCAACTGATGCTTGAATCAGAAGATCGCAGCTCTTATGCGTCTTTTGCGATTGCCCGGATTCAGGAAAAAAGGCCCGATGGTAGTGTTGTTCTGGATCCTGAGTTTATCCCTTGCCATATTAATTCATCAGTGAATGTTACCCTGCACCGGGTTGTGACTGAAATGGCTGGCCTGATGACGGAGCGGGCCAGAAATATCGCGCAGCGTATCAGTTCTCCAAGTCAGGGAGCTGTGGCGGATGTTTCTGATTTTATGTTGCTTCAGACATTAAACCGCATGCAGCCACAGATGGAGCACTTAGCGAAGTTGCGTAGTCTGCATCCGGAGCGTCTTTTTGAATGCTTTGCCTGTGTTTGTGGTGAGCTTTCTACATTTACTGACGAAAGCCGGCTGCCACCATCAATTCCGGTGTACAACCACGACATGCCTTCTGACTCCTTTATGGCGTTGATTCGGTATCTGAGACAGAGCCTGAGTGTGGTACTTGAGCCTAGAGCTGTGTCGATCCAGCTGGATAAACGGAAGTATGGCCTGATGGTCGCGCCAATCCACGATAAGATGCTGATGGAAGACGCTGACTTTATTATTGCTGTGAAAGCGAAAATGCCTCTGGATGAGCTACGCCGGGTATTTGTTCAGCAGACCAAAGTGGCTTCAGTTGAAAAAATCAGAGAGCTTATCTCATTACAATTACCAGGTATTCCGTTGGTCGCACTTCCTGTTGCGCCAAGGCAGCTGCCATATCATGCCGGGTATACATACTATCAATTGGATAAATCAAGCTCGGCATGGTCAATGTTGCATCAGGCCAGTGGATTCGCATTCCACGTTGCGGCAGCATTTGAAGACCTTGATTTACAATTCTGGGCAATCAGGAGTTAA
- the tssJ gene encoding type VI secretion system lipoprotein TssJ, producing MKKLAFILLVLTMLSACSSGGDNPAENYNPAQEPTEVTFSMVIDDGVNPNIWGEASPVEVQVFELEDDSMFMSADYDAIKEDYKKALRSNFVRDYDYVLMPGQFKFVDQIHLSPDTHYIGVMAHFAEPEVSEWKKAVKVLNKGRKYHLLMYFKDYDVKLKRVE from the coding sequence GTGAAAAAACTGGCTTTTATCCTGTTGGTTTTGACGATGTTGTCGGCTTGTAGTAGTGGCGGTGATAACCCGGCTGAAAACTATAATCCGGCTCAGGAACCGACAGAAGTGACATTTAGTATGGTCATTGATGATGGTGTCAACCCGAATATCTGGGGTGAAGCTTCACCGGTAGAAGTTCAGGTATTTGAGTTAGAAGACGATTCGATGTTCATGTCAGCCGATTATGATGCAATTAAAGAAGATTATAAGAAGGCACTGCGAAGTAATTTTGTCCGGGATTATGACTATGTTCTGATGCCAGGGCAATTTAAGTTTGTCGACCAAATTCACCTGTCTCCGGATACTCACTATATTGGAGTGATGGCTCATTTTGCCGAACCGGAAGTCAGTGAATGGAAAAAAGCAGTCAAGGTTCTGAATAAAGGTCGTAAGTACCATTTGCTTATGTACTTTAAAGATTACGATGTCAAATTAAAAAGAGTGGAATAG
- the tagH gene encoding type VI secretion system-associated FHA domain protein TagH codes for MTIEEQPLLNMVVVNVQLLESGLTPQSSWTPDGGRIGTSVDSFWRLTDKNGNIQPNHAQIEMIDGAFCLRDLCGETYVNGSLMPLGSGKLAKLENKDEVQIGPYKIRVYLGHNIKEDMASNHVLEQMFDNQDTLLADDNGEADLLHLSAKETGVVDPLLALEETMVKVEDDSNSLIEGVEEEPAADEIEEKRILSSEGYESQSKTLQETQQEDGEYDMTSSISLKKIFSFAGFNKTGRKSKQQSLRHQTSASEKTGEPVNHNLNTTDSNQSEGYGMDENVLDLLEEEVAKSMVSKPTQSDAENRYGQHLLTGPMLDGLGVNFLNDQDMEKMHFLSEEIGQSLQSCIKGLLELHRQVDHGRFEMLNRNLQPIEDNPLRLGLSYEETLKTLYDSDKSLVHLSAPAAIAESLKNIQDHNDAVLHATTEALQQILAAFSPQVLLRRFNNYKRLHEVHHESEEAWAWNMYSNYYQELTSNRQKGFEKLFWEIFEQAYDKKIREKQLEF; via the coding sequence ATGACGATAGAAGAACAGCCTTTACTCAATATGGTTGTCGTTAACGTACAGTTGCTCGAATCCGGTTTGACACCTCAGTCCTCTTGGACCCCGGATGGTGGCCGTATTGGTACCTCAGTAGATAGTTTTTGGCGACTTACGGATAAAAATGGCAACATCCAGCCGAATCATGCCCAGATTGAAATGATTGACGGGGCTTTTTGTCTCCGGGATCTGTGCGGTGAAACTTATGTCAATGGTTCCCTGATGCCTCTGGGCAGCGGAAAGCTGGCAAAGTTAGAAAATAAAGACGAAGTCCAAATCGGCCCCTATAAAATCCGGGTCTATCTGGGGCATAACATCAAAGAAGATATGGCATCCAACCACGTCCTGGAGCAAATGTTTGATAATCAGGATACGTTACTGGCCGATGATAACGGTGAAGCTGACCTTCTGCATCTTTCAGCCAAAGAAACGGGAGTTGTCGATCCATTACTTGCTCTCGAAGAAACCATGGTGAAAGTTGAAGATGACAGCAACTCTCTGATTGAAGGTGTGGAAGAGGAGCCAGCGGCAGATGAAATAGAAGAGAAACGTATTCTTTCTTCTGAAGGTTATGAGTCTCAGAGTAAAACACTGCAGGAAACTCAACAGGAAGATGGAGAATATGACATGACTTCGTCCATCAGCCTGAAGAAAATTTTTAGTTTTGCCGGTTTTAATAAGACTGGCAGAAAATCAAAACAACAATCTTTACGGCATCAGACTTCTGCTTCTGAGAAGACAGGTGAGCCAGTAAATCACAATTTAAATACAACAGATTCAAACCAATCAGAGGGCTATGGAATGGATGAAAATGTACTGGATCTTCTTGAAGAAGAAGTCGCAAAAAGTATGGTGTCAAAACCGACTCAGTCTGATGCAGAAAATCGTTACGGGCAGCATCTCCTGACTGGCCCGATGCTGGATGGACTGGGGGTTAATTTTCTCAATGATCAGGATATGGAAAAAATGCATTTCCTGTCTGAGGAAATTGGTCAGTCACTCCAGTCATGTATTAAAGGATTACTGGAGCTGCATCGTCAGGTTGATCATGGCCGGTTTGAGATGTTGAACCGTAATTTGCAGCCAATCGAAGATAATCCATTAAGGCTCGGTCTCTCTTATGAAGAGACACTGAAGACACTCTATGACTCAGATAAAAGTCTGGTGCATCTTTCTGCTCCCGCAGCCATCGCTGAGAGCCTGAAAAATATTCAGGATCACAATGACGCAGTATTGCATGCAACCACTGAAGCATTGCAACAGATTTTAGCCGCATTTTCACCTCAGGTTTTGTTGCGTCGTTTTAATAACTACAAGCGTTTGCACGAAGTTCATCATGAGTCGGAAGAAGCATGGGCCTGGAATATGTACAGCAACTATTATCAGGAGCTGACTTCGAATCGTCAGAAAGGTTTTGAGAAGCTTTTCTGGGAAATTTTTGAGCAGGCATACGATAAGAAAATCCGAGAAAAACAACTGGAGTTCTGA
- the tssG gene encoding type VI secretion system baseplate subunit TssG — translation MGNPDRNAALDLEGEQEECLLPERVRSYNFFQLVELLQQLQKTNPEDEDWEMLCSLLFSANPSLGFSPADVTDLTRFDKDHLILQTNFFGLTGAQSPLPGFILEQLVEEESGGFRRPFLDFFNNRLITLVYRVWRKYRYYVRFQDDAQDLFSQQLFALVGLADPDLRGDTPINWCKMLAYAGVLAGRSRSPQVVAGIIAHCFDLEDVTIRQWEKRKVAINQEQQFCLGKQNGQLGMDSVIGESVMDCNGKFVVCVNGLSRQRFTDFLPIGKEFQPLCKLVEFILREQMAYDIELSLDEKEIPELCLNSEQGVALGWYSFLGNKNLNNKVLIQVRQ, via the coding sequence ATGGGGAACCCGGATAGGAATGCAGCCCTTGATTTAGAGGGTGAGCAAGAAGAATGTCTTTTGCCTGAGCGGGTCAGGTCATATAACTTTTTCCAGTTGGTGGAATTATTACAGCAGCTGCAAAAAACAAACCCTGAAGACGAAGACTGGGAAATGTTGTGCAGTCTGTTATTTAGCGCAAATCCCAGCCTGGGTTTTTCGCCGGCTGATGTCACTGATTTAACCCGTTTTGATAAAGATCACCTGATCTTACAGACAAACTTTTTTGGTTTGACTGGTGCGCAGTCACCACTGCCGGGATTTATTCTGGAGCAACTGGTTGAGGAAGAAAGTGGTGGTTTTCGCCGGCCTTTCCTGGATTTCTTCAATAACCGGCTGATCACCCTGGTGTATCGTGTTTGGCGTAAGTATCGCTATTACGTGCGGTTTCAGGATGATGCGCAGGACCTGTTCTCTCAGCAATTATTTGCTTTGGTTGGACTGGCTGACCCGGATCTGCGCGGAGATACGCCAATTAACTGGTGTAAAATGCTTGCTTATGCAGGTGTTTTGGCTGGCAGAAGCCGTTCTCCACAAGTTGTTGCCGGGATTATTGCGCACTGTTTTGATCTGGAAGATGTCACGATCAGGCAGTGGGAAAAACGGAAAGTTGCGATCAATCAGGAACAACAATTTTGTCTTGGCAAACAAAATGGTCAGTTAGGCATGGATAGTGTTATCGGAGAATCTGTGATGGACTGCAACGGGAAATTTGTTGTTTGCGTCAATGGGTTGTCCCGCCAGCGTTTCACTGACTTTCTTCCGATTGGGAAGGAGTTTCAGCCATTATGTAAATTGGTTGAGTTCATTCTCAGGGAACAAATGGCATATGATATTGAATTGTCTCTTGATGAGAAGGAAATTCCGGAACTTTGCCTGAATTCTGAACAAGGTGTTGCTTTGGGCTGGTACTCATTTTTGGGCAATAAAAATTTGAATAACAAAGTGTTGATACAAGTAAGGCAGTAA
- the tssF gene encoding type VI secretion system baseplate subunit TssF, protein MAQDKYFREELSFLKEQGKHFTEVHPQLSRFLHGQVTDPDVERLLEGFAFLTARLREKVEDEFPELTHSLINMLWPNYLRPVPSMSIVAFEPKSSVSEKHVIKSGVQLDSARDVLGTTCHFRTCRDVSLFPLVIEGITSHHTRESSTVNISLMMQGEMSVGEALVDSLRFYLGGDIYSAQMLYLWLNHNLNKIVIDVDGTEFNVPKDALKSVGFSSEDALLPYPKNVYEGYRILQEYLSFPQAFHFIDVFSLDKVIPSSVRGRMTMKIRFSKTLPTDVRINEESFQLYCAPIINLFEHDADPIDLTGKQSEYRIIPSSRYPSHYEVFSVDGVYGWQDKTQDSQRIRGEKRVYHPFESFQHQVERVRNRQVLYYRTRVKDSIRGDGFDSFVSFIRGDETRSIDVDEAVSIQLTCTNRLLPIELGVGEICQPTDTSPDFVTFRNITIPSQPLRPVLDGSLLWGLISNLSLNYLSLLSKDALSSVLRAYDFRALVDRQAERVAKKRLAGIIDIKSKPVDKLLRGLPVRGLQSEIFIDQTGFGSEGELYLFGRVLSHFFALYANINSFHELILVNVSNNEKYTWGTRIGMQPLI, encoded by the coding sequence ATGGCACAAGATAAGTATTTTCGGGAAGAACTTTCATTTTTGAAAGAGCAGGGAAAACATTTTACTGAGGTTCATCCTCAGTTGTCCCGTTTTCTGCATGGTCAGGTGACCGACCCTGATGTTGAGCGTTTGCTGGAAGGGTTTGCATTTCTGACTGCGCGCTTAAGAGAAAAAGTTGAAGATGAATTTCCTGAATTAACCCATTCGTTGATTAACATGCTGTGGCCGAACTATCTGCGTCCGGTTCCGAGCATGAGTATTGTCGCATTTGAACCTAAATCAAGTGTGAGTGAGAAGCATGTGATCAAATCAGGGGTTCAGCTTGATAGTGCCAGAGATGTGTTAGGAACAACATGCCATTTCCGCACCTGTCGGGATGTGTCGCTGTTTCCGCTTGTCATTGAGGGAATTACCTCCCATCACACCCGCGAGTCGAGTACGGTGAATATTTCACTGATGATGCAGGGTGAAATGTCAGTCGGTGAAGCTTTGGTTGACAGCTTAAGATTTTATTTAGGTGGTGATATCTACAGTGCACAAATGCTTTATCTGTGGCTCAACCACAATTTAAATAAGATCGTGATTGATGTGGATGGTACTGAATTTAATGTTCCAAAAGATGCGCTGAAATCTGTAGGATTTTCATCCGAGGATGCATTATTACCTTATCCAAAGAATGTTTATGAAGGGTATCGGATTCTTCAGGAATATCTGTCGTTTCCACAAGCATTCCATTTTATTGATGTATTTTCTTTGGATAAAGTGATTCCTTCGTCAGTACGTGGTCGTATGACGATGAAAATTCGTTTTTCAAAAACACTGCCAACAGATGTCCGGATTAATGAGGAGAGCTTTCAGCTGTATTGTGCTCCGATTATTAATCTGTTCGAACATGATGCGGATCCGATTGATTTAACAGGTAAACAGTCTGAATACCGGATCATTCCTTCAAGTCGTTACCCTTCACATTATGAGGTCTTTAGTGTCGATGGTGTGTATGGCTGGCAGGATAAAACTCAGGACAGCCAGAGAATTCGTGGTGAGAAACGTGTTTATCACCCGTTTGAAAGTTTTCAGCATCAGGTGGAACGGGTCCGCAATCGCCAGGTTCTTTATTACAGAACCCGGGTGAAAGATAGTATTCGTGGCGATGGGTTTGACTCGTTCGTTTCCTTTATACGGGGAGATGAGACGCGATCAATTGATGTTGATGAAGCCGTTTCTATTCAGTTGACCTGCACGAACCGTTTATTACCCATTGAATTGGGTGTCGGAGAAATTTGTCAGCCGACGGATACTTCGCCCGATTTTGTTACCTTCAGAAATATCACGATTCCATCGCAGCCGCTACGTCCGGTATTGGATGGTAGCCTGCTTTGGGGGCTGATCTCGAATCTGTCGCTGAACTACCTTTCTCTGCTATCAAAAGATGCATTAAGTAGTGTGTTGCGGGCTTATGATTTCAGAGCTTTAGTTGACAGACAGGCTGAGCGGGTTGCGAAAAAACGGCTGGCCGGAATCATTGATATTAAATCGAAGCCAGTTGATAAGTTATTGCGGGGATTACCGGTTCGGGGGTTGCAGTCGGAAATATTTATCGATCAGACCGGGTTTGGTTCAGAGGGTGAGTTGTATCTGTTTGGCCGGGTTCTGAGTCACTTTTTCGCGTTGTATGCCAACATTAATTCTTTCCACGAACTGATTTTGGTCAATGTTAGTAATAATGAGAAGTATACATGGGGAACCCGGATAGGAATGCAGCCCTTGATTTAG
- the tssE gene encoding type VI secretion system baseplate subunit TssE translates to MSYIAPEEVAFGVGFFERLEAGDKPASLTQGPDADDVLYSIKRNVSNLLNTRVGGAQSAPDLGLVDFNDATLETLDLSVRIRLAIEQCLNQYEPRLKNIVVTSEKDNFNPLSLRFSIVAEVNTSAIHNTVKLSLLLDQNRQYRVY, encoded by the coding sequence ATGTCTTACATTGCACCTGAAGAGGTTGCATTTGGCGTCGGCTTCTTTGAACGATTGGAAGCCGGCGATAAACCTGCGTCTCTGACGCAGGGACCAGATGCCGATGACGTGCTCTACTCGATTAAGCGGAATGTTTCTAATTTACTGAATACGCGCGTGGGAGGAGCTCAGAGTGCACCGGACTTGGGGTTAGTTGATTTTAATGACGCCACGCTGGAAACTCTGGATCTTTCAGTCAGAATCCGTTTAGCCATAGAGCAATGTTTGAACCAATATGAGCCACGGTTAAAAAATATTGTGGTGACATCAGAGAAAGATAATTTTAATCCACTGAGCCTTCGGTTCAGCATTGTTGCAGAAGTGAATACAAGTGCGATTCACAATACAGTGAAGCTGAGTTTGTTGCTGGATCAAAATCGTCAGTATCGAGTGTATTAA